One part of the Quercus lobata isolate SW786 chromosome 7, ValleyOak3.0 Primary Assembly, whole genome shotgun sequence genome encodes these proteins:
- the LOC115952898 gene encoding pentatricopeptide repeat-containing protein At5g50390, chloroplastic-like, whose protein sequence is MEIPLLSYHFPFTVKDRKSMFSGYCFSFSRRKWINPFDRIRCCSLEVQGVQQPWLKPKPSKIDVGERKETVLEEPQMRKHPSSGICSQIEKLVLNKRYREALELFEILEFEGGFELESSTYDALISACIGLKSIRGVKRVFSYMSSNGFDLDLYMRNRVLLMHVKCGMMIDARKLFVEMPEKNLVSWNMIIGGLVDSGDYAEVFRLFLIMWEESLDGGSRTFAMMIRASAGLGHIFVGRQLHTCTLKMGVADNIFVTCALIDMYSKCGSIEDAQCVFDEMPEKTTVGWNSIIAGYALHGYSEEAVSKFYEMRDSGVEMDHFTFSMVLRICTRLASLEHAKQAHASLVRHGFGLDIVANTALVDFYSKWGRMEDARHVFDKMPQKNVISWNALIAGYGNHGHGEEAIEMFEQMLQGKMIPDHVTFLAVLSACSYSGLSERGWAYFKSMSRDHKIKPRAMHYACMIELLGKDGLLDEAFALIKSAPFRPTANMWAALLTACRVHENLEIGKLAAEKLYGMEPEKLSNYFVLLNIYNSSGKLKEAAAVVQTLRRKGMRMLPECSWIEVKKQPYFFHSGDKSHAQTKGIYQKLDNLMLEISKHGYVPERKNLLPDVDVQEERVILYHSEKLAIAFGLINTPGWTPLQIVQSHRICGDCHSAIKLIAMVTGREIVVRDASRFHHFRDASCSCGDYW, encoded by the coding sequence AAGCTACCATTTTCCTTTCACTGTCAAGGACAGGAAATCTATGTTTTCTGGGTATTGTTTTTCATTTAGTAGGAGAAAATGGATAAACCCTTTTGATAGGATTAGGTGTTGTTCACTGGAAGTACAAGGGGTGCAGCAGCCATGGCTGAAGCCGAAACCGTCGAAAATTGATGTTGGGGAGAGGAAAGAGACGGTTTTGGAAGAACCCCAGATGAGAAAACATCCCAGTTCTGGGATTTGTAGTCAGATAGAGAAGTTGGTTTTAAATAAGAGGTATAGGGAGGCACTTGAGTTGTTTGAGATTTTGGAGTTTGAGGGTGGTTTTGAATTGGAATCTAGCACATATGATGCACTGATTAGCGCTTGCATAGGTTTGAAGTCGATTAGAGGGGTGAAAAGGGTGTTTAGTTATATGAGCAGTAATGGGTTTGACTTGGATTTGTATATGAGGAACAGGGTGCTGCTTATGCATGTCAAATGTGGGATGATGATTGATGCGCGTAAGTTGTTTGTTGAAATGCCAGAGAAGAATTTGGTCTCCTGGAATATGATAATTGGGGGGCTTGTGGATTCCGGTGATTATGCTGAGGTGTTCCGGCTGTTTTTAATTATGTGGGAGGAGTCTTTAGATGGTGGGTCACGCACATTTGCCATGATGATTCGGGCATCCGCTGGGTTGGGACATATTTTTGTGGGAAGACAGCTTCACACTTGTACTTTAAAGATGGGTGTTGCTGACAATATATTTGTGACTTGTGCTCTAATTGACATGTATAGTAAGTGTGGGAGCATTGAAGATGCTCAATGTGTATTTGATGAGATGCCGGAGAAGACAACAGTTGGGTGGAATTCCATTATTGCAGGTTATGCACTTCATGGTTATAGTGAAGAAGCTGTCAGTAAGTTCTATGAGATGCGTGATTCTGGTGTTGAAATGGACCATTTCACATTTTCAATGGTTTTAAGAATATGTACGAGGTTGGCTTCTTTAGAGCATGCTAAGCAAGCTCATGCGAGTTTAGTTCGTCATGGTTTTGGATTAGATATAGTAGCGAACACAGCACTTGTAGATTTCTATAGCAAATGGGGGAGAATGGAAGATGCCCGTCATGTCTTTGACAAGATGCCACAAAAGAATGTTATATCTTGGAATGCCTTAATTGCTGGCTATGGTAATCATGGTCATGGAGAAGAAGCTATTGAGATGTTTGAGCAGATGCTTCAGGGAAAAATGATACCCGACCATGTCACCTTTCTTGCAGTTTTATCTGCTTGTAGTTATTCAGGTTTATCAGAACGTGGGTGGGCGTATTTTAAATCAATGAGTAGGGATCACAAGATTAAGCCCCGTGCTATGCATTATGCATGTATGATTGAATTATTAGGTAAAGACGGTCTTTTAGATGAAGCCTTTGCACTGATAAAAAGTGCTCCATTTAGGCCTACAGCTAACATGTGGGCTGCCCTGCTGACAGCTTGTCGTGTCCATGAGAATTTAGAGATTGGAAAATTGGCTGCTGAGAAGCTTTATGGAATGGAGCCTGAAAAGCTTAGTAATTATTTTGtgcttttaaatatatacaacAGCTCTGGCAAGTTGAAGGAAGCTGCTGCTGTTGTTCAGACCTTAAGAAGAAAGGGTATGAGAATGCTTCCAGAATGCAGTTGGATTGAAGTTAAAAAGCAGCCGTATTTTTTCCATTCTGGAGATAAAAGCCATGCCCAAACGAAAGGGATATACCAGAAATTGGACAACTTGATGCTAGAGATTTCAAAACATGGTTATGTTCCTGAGAGAAAAAATTTGCTTCCCGATGTTGATGTTCAGGAAGAGCGGGTTATATTGTACCACAGTGAGAAACTGGCAATAGCTTTTGGGCTGATCAACACTCCAGGTTGGACACCACTGCAAATTGTGCAGAGCCATCGGATTTGTGGTGACTGCCACAGTGCAATTAAGTTAATAGCCATGGTTACTGGACGTGAAATTGTTGTGAGGGACGCTAGCAGATTCCACCATTTTAGAGATGCCAGTTGTTCATGTGGGGATTATTGGTGA
- the LOC115952899 gene encoding F-box protein At2g32560-like: MLYLLISCVSFSFIFLSKSFTHKSLPSWEAEMKLLSPWFWGELSTFLLSWFKKSRPAISFFQVPVLFIPLKNMGHSSKVENVEEKGDVSLLDLPDLALDCILERLSPAGLCSMAAVCSSLRDRCRSDHLWKKHKENKWDRVISDATYREWKMHVVSRKRPTLLDRSKRKGLFNSLFGDWPSSWFRPKLESSSKSRRSLPVDSIKAWYQSLESGKLWFPSQVYNRENGNVGFMLSCYDAELSYVSKNDTFQARYLPHGRRTTEDNIQWERLRAPPVDTPPNVLHVSDCLDDLKPGDHIEIQWRKAREFPYGWWYGIIGHLEACDRNENHCHCHYSDSVILEFNQYSPDSKWRRMVINRKSHREEGNEVDGFYGGIRKLYEDEEIARWKRLWPTQILD, encoded by the exons ATGCTTTACCTCCTAATCTCTTGTGtatccttctccttcatcttcctttccAAGTCTTTCACTCACAAGTCACTCCCTTCATGGGAGGCTGAGATGAAATTGTTGTCACCTTGGTTCTGGGGTGAATTATCAACTTTTCTTTTGTCTTGGTTCAAGAAAAGTAGGCCTGCTATCAGTTTCTTTCAAGTACCTGTATTATTCATTCCATTGAAGAACATGGGACATAGCTCAAAAGTAGAGAATGTAGAGGAGAAAGGTGATGTTTCTCTGTTGGATTTGCCTGACTTGGCCTTGGACTGCATTCTTGAACGGCTTTCGCCAGCCGGGTTATGTAGTATGGCAGCAGTGTGTAGTTCTTTGAGGGATAGATGTAGGAGTGATCATTTATGGAAGAAACACAAGGAGAACAAGTGGGATAGAGTGATTAGTGATGCTACTTATAGAGAATGGAAAATGCATGTAGTCTCAAGAAAAAGACCAACCCTTTTGGATCGAAGCAAGAGAAAAGGGTTATTTAACTCCCTTTTTGGGGATTGGCCTTCTTCATGGTTTAGACCAAAATTAGAAAGCAGCAGCAAGTCAAGGAGGTCTTTACCGGTTGATTCAATCAAGGCTTGGTATCAATCCCTTGAAAGTGGCAAGTTATGGTTTCCATCTCAAGTCTATAATCGTGAG AATGGTAATGTTGGTTTTATGCTGTCATGTTATGATGCTGAACTTAGCTATGTCTCGAAGAATGACACCTTTCAGGCAAG ATACTTGCCGCATGGGCGGCGAACAACAGAGGATAATATACAATGGGAGAGGCTAAGAGCACCACCGGTTGATACTCCTCCAAATGTTCTTCATGTCTCTGATTGTTTAGATGACTTAAAGCCTGGTGATCACATTGAGATCCAGTGGAGAAAAGCCAGAGAATTCCCCTATG GTTGGTGGTATGGAATCATTGGTCACTTGGAAGCATGTGACAGGAATGAGAATCACTGCCACTGCCATTATAGTG ATTCAGTGATATTGGAGTTCAACCAGTATTCTCCTGACTCAAAATGGAGAAGAATGGTGATAAACAGGAAGAGCCACCGGGAGGAAGGCAATGAAGTGGATGGCTTCTATGGTGGAATTAGGAAGCTTTATGAAGATGAGGAGATTGCAAGGTGGAAACGCCTTTGGCCAACCCAAATATTGGATTAG